One Hevea brasiliensis isolate MT/VB/25A 57/8 chromosome 5, ASM3005281v1, whole genome shotgun sequence genomic region harbors:
- the LOC131179960 gene encoding rhomboid-like protein 15 isoform X1: protein MRPKIVAEAGLPTRVGQWWESIPFLTSAVVIVCGTIYLVCLFIGYDSFYEICFLPSAVISRFQVYRIYTSIIFHGSLLHVLFNMLALVPLGSELERIKTTFSGEINSPLIIKIFPLKIILMGKKSLAISAPQKNI from the exons ATGAGACCTAAGATTGTCGCAGAG GCAGGATTGCCTACTAGAGTGGGGCAATGGTGGGAAAGCATTCCGTTTCTAACGTCTGCAGTGGTGATTGTTTGTGGGACTATCTACTTGGTTTGCCTCTTCATCGGATATGACTCCTTTTATGAAATATGCTTCTTGCCATCTGCTGTTATCTCACGATTTCAAG TTTACAGGATTTATACATCCATTATTTTTCATGGTTCATTGCTTCATGTGCTGTTCAACATGCTGGCTTTGGTGCCTTTGGGTTCTGAACTCGAGAGAATCAAAACAACTTTTAGTGGCGAAATAAATTCTCCACTAATAATCAAAATTTTCCcactaaaaattatattaatgggAAAAAAATCACTAGCAATATCTGCTccgcaaaaaaatatttaa
- the LOC131179960 gene encoding rhomboid-like protein 15 isoform X2, whose amino-acid sequence MRPNIVAEAGLPTRVGQWWESIPFLTSAVVIVCGTIYLVCLFIGYDSFYEICFLPSAVISRFQVYRIYTSIIFHGSLLHVLFNMLALVPLGSELERIKTTFSGEINSPLIIKIFPLKIILMGKKSLAISAPQKNI is encoded by the exons GCAGGATTGCCTACTAGAGTGGGGCAATGGTGGGAAAGCATTCCGTTTCTAACGTCTGCAGTGGTGATTGTTTGTGGGACTATCTACTTGGTTTGCCTCTTCATCGGATATGACTCCTTTTATGAAATATGCTTCTTGCCATCTGCTGTTATCTCACGATTTCAAG TTTACAGGATTTATACATCCATTATTTTTCATGGTTCATTGCTTCATGTGCTGTTCAACATGCTGGCTTTGGTGCCTTTGGGTTCTGAACTCGAGAGAATCAAAACAACTTTTAGTGGCGAAATAAATTCTCCACTAATAATCAAAATTTTCCcactaaaaattatattaatgggAAAAAAATCACTAGCAATATCTGCTccgcaaaaaaatatttaa
- the LOC110666161 gene encoding rhomboid-like protein 15 isoform X1, whose product MRPNIVAEAGLPTRVGQWWESIPFLTSAVVIVCGTIYLVCLFIGYDSFYEICFLPSAVISRFQVYRIYTSIIFHGSLLHVLFNMLALVPLGSELERIMGSIRLLYLTILLATSNAIFHLLIALLVAHNPFRPNQYLMDECAIGFSGILFSMIVIETSLSGVQSRSVFGLFNVPAKWYAFILLIVFQLLMTNVSLLGHLCGILSGFAYTYGLFNVLMPGTTFYSAIEASSLLSSCVRRPKFIMCTGGNPTGYIPTYSSQNTTSSGLLSGNIWRNLSSWMPQRETFAQSTQDSRFPGRGRTLGSTGSQVIPAVNSDSNLQARLLDNNNSDHSSNLAATGTVERLSDGRRSAVDNTVAAAPEGLTRHQDSVASDEQIQKLVSMGFEKTQVEVALAAADGDLNVAVEILMSQQVCI is encoded by the exons ATGAGACCTAACATTGTCGCAGAG GCAGGATTGCCTACTAGAGTGGGGCAATGGTGGGAAAGCATTCCGTTTCTAACTTCTGCAGTGGTGATTGTTTGTGGGACTATCTACTTGGTTTGCCTCTTCATCGGATATGACTCCTTTTATGAAATATGCTTCTTGCCATCTGCTGTTATCTCACGATTTCAAG TTTACAGGATTTATACATCCATTATTTTTCATGGTTCATTGCTTCATGTGCTGTTCAACATGCTTGCTTTGGTGCCTTTGGGTTCTGAACTCGAGAGAATCATGGGATCTATCCGCTTGCTATACTTGACGATTTTGTTGGCTACAAGCAATGCTATATTTCATCTTCTAATAGCATTGTTGGTAGCTCATAATCCTTTTCGTCCAAATCAGTATCTCATGGATGAGTGTGCAATAGGCTTCTCCGGAATCTTATTTTCCATGATTGTGATAGAgacaagcttgagtggagttcaGTCAAGGAG TGTGTTTGGTCTCTTTAATGTTCCTGCTAAGTG GTATGCGTTTATTTTATTGATAGTATTCCAGCTTCTTATGACGAATGTCTCTTTACTTGGACATCTATGTGGCATCTTGTCAGGATTTGCAT ATACCTATGGCTTATTCAACGTCTTGATGCCTGGAACAACTTTCTATTCTGCCATTGAGGCCTCCTCTTTGCTT TCCTCTTGTGTGAGGCGGCCCAAATTTATTATGTGCACTGGTGGGAATCCGACAGGGTACATACCCACATATTCCAGCCAAAACACAACCTCCAG TGGATTATTATCCGGAAATATATGGAGGAACTTGTCTTCATGGATGCCTCAGAGGGAAACATTTGCTCAG TCTACACAAGACAGCAGGTTTCCCGGGAGGGGAAGGACTCTTGGTTCTACAGGCAGTCAAGTGATTCCTGCTGTCAATTCAGATTCGAATCTGCAGGCTAGACTCTTGGATAATAACAACTCAGACCATTCATCTAATTTGGCTGCAACGGGTACAGTAGAGAGGCTATCAGATGGAAG GAGGTCAGCAGTAGATAATACAGTTGCAGCAGCTCCAGAAGGCCTTACACGCCATCAG GATTCAGTTGCTTCTGATGAACAAATCCAAAAACTTGTATCTATGGGTTTTGAGAAG ACACAAGTTGAAGTTGCACTGGCAGCTGCTGATGGGGATCTTAATGTAGCAGTTGAAATTCTTATGAGCCAGCAGGTGTGTATTTAA
- the LOC110666161 gene encoding rhomboid-like protein 15 isoform X2, with the protein MRPNIVAEAGLPTRVGQWWESIPFLTSAVVIVCGTIYLVCLFIGYDSFYEICFLPSAVISRFQVYRIYTSIIFHGSLLHVLFNMLALVPLGSELERIMGSIRLLYLTILLATSNAIFHLLIALLVAHNPFRPNQYLMDECAIGFSGILFSMIVIETSLSGVQSRSVFGLFNVPAKWYAFILLIVFQLLMTNVSLLGHLCGILSGFAYTYGLFNVLMPGTTFYSAIEASSLLSSCVRRPKFIMCTGGNPTGYIPTYSSQNTTSSGLLSGNIWRNLSSWMPQRETFAQSTQDSRFPGRGRTLGSTGSQVIPAVNSDSNLQARLLDNNNSDHSSNLAATGTVERLSDGRRSAVDNTVAAAPEGLTRHQDSVASDEQIQKLVSMGFEKTQVEVALAAADGDLNVAVEILMSQQG; encoded by the exons ATGAGACCTAACATTGTCGCAGAG GCAGGATTGCCTACTAGAGTGGGGCAATGGTGGGAAAGCATTCCGTTTCTAACTTCTGCAGTGGTGATTGTTTGTGGGACTATCTACTTGGTTTGCCTCTTCATCGGATATGACTCCTTTTATGAAATATGCTTCTTGCCATCTGCTGTTATCTCACGATTTCAAG TTTACAGGATTTATACATCCATTATTTTTCATGGTTCATTGCTTCATGTGCTGTTCAACATGCTTGCTTTGGTGCCTTTGGGTTCTGAACTCGAGAGAATCATGGGATCTATCCGCTTGCTATACTTGACGATTTTGTTGGCTACAAGCAATGCTATATTTCATCTTCTAATAGCATTGTTGGTAGCTCATAATCCTTTTCGTCCAAATCAGTATCTCATGGATGAGTGTGCAATAGGCTTCTCCGGAATCTTATTTTCCATGATTGTGATAGAgacaagcttgagtggagttcaGTCAAGGAG TGTGTTTGGTCTCTTTAATGTTCCTGCTAAGTG GTATGCGTTTATTTTATTGATAGTATTCCAGCTTCTTATGACGAATGTCTCTTTACTTGGACATCTATGTGGCATCTTGTCAGGATTTGCAT ATACCTATGGCTTATTCAACGTCTTGATGCCTGGAACAACTTTCTATTCTGCCATTGAGGCCTCCTCTTTGCTT TCCTCTTGTGTGAGGCGGCCCAAATTTATTATGTGCACTGGTGGGAATCCGACAGGGTACATACCCACATATTCCAGCCAAAACACAACCTCCAG TGGATTATTATCCGGAAATATATGGAGGAACTTGTCTTCATGGATGCCTCAGAGGGAAACATTTGCTCAG TCTACACAAGACAGCAGGTTTCCCGGGAGGGGAAGGACTCTTGGTTCTACAGGCAGTCAAGTGATTCCTGCTGTCAATTCAGATTCGAATCTGCAGGCTAGACTCTTGGATAATAACAACTCAGACCATTCATCTAATTTGGCTGCAACGGGTACAGTAGAGAGGCTATCAGATGGAAG GAGGTCAGCAGTAGATAATACAGTTGCAGCAGCTCCAGAAGGCCTTACACGCCATCAG GATTCAGTTGCTTCTGATGAACAAATCCAAAAACTTGTATCTATGGGTTTTGAGAAG ACACAAGTTGAAGTTGCACTGGCAGCTGCTGATGGGGATCTTAATGTAGCAGTTGAAATTCTTATGAGCCAGCAG GGATAA